The following proteins are co-located in the Eleginops maclovinus isolate JMC-PN-2008 ecotype Puerto Natales chromosome 1, JC_Emac_rtc_rv5, whole genome shotgun sequence genome:
- the mapk14a gene encoding mitogen-activated protein kinase 14A isoform X1 has product MSQKERPKFYREEVNKTIWEVPERYINLSPVGSGAYGSVCSAFDMRMSWKIAVKKLSRPFQSVIHAKRTYRELRLLKHMKHENVIGLLDVFSPATSLKEFTDVYFVTHLMGADLNNIVKCQKLTDDHVQFLIYQILRGLKYIHSADIIHRDLKPSNLAVNEDCELKILDFGLARHTDDEMTGYVATRWYRAPEIMLNWMHYNMTVDIWSVGCIMAELLTGKTLFPGTDHINQLQQIMRLTGTPPASLISRMPSHEARNYISSLPHMPKTNFVDVFIGANPEAVDLLEKMLVLDTDKRITAADALAHPYFAQYHDPDDEPEAEPYDQSFESRELEIDEWKKLTYEALCSFEPPKYDEDDME; this is encoded by the exons ATGTCGCAGAAAGAGAGACCCAAGTTTTATCGAGAGGAGGTCAACAAGACGATATGGGAAGTCCCGGAGCGCTACATAAACCTCTCCCCGGTGGGCTCTGGCGCATACGGATCCGTGTG ttctGCATTTGATATGAGGATGAGTTGGAAGATCGCTGTGAAGAAGCTCTCACGACCCTTTCAGTCCGTCATCCATGCCAAAAGAACATACAGAGAGCTGCGGTTGTTGAAGCAcatgaaacatgaaaat GTTATTGGCCTCCTGGATGTCTTTAGTCCTGCTACTAGTCTAAAGGAATTCACTGATGT GTATTTTGTGACTCACTTAATGGGGGCAGATCTCAACAACATAGTGAAATGTCAGAAGCTCACAGACGACCATGTGCAGTTCCTCATTTACCAGATCCTCAGAGGGTTAAAG TATATCCACTCAGCAGACATCATTCACAGA GATTTGAAACCAAGTAATCTGGCGGTCAATGAAGACTGTGAGCTGAAG ATTTTGGACTTTGGTTTGGCGCGGCACACTGACGATGAGATGACCGGCTACGTGGCGACCCGCTGGTACCGCGCCCCAGAGATCATGTTGAACTGGATGCATTACAACATGACAG TGGATATTTGGTCAGTCGGCTGTATAATGGCAGAACTCCTCACTGGAAAAACTCTGTTTCCTGGGACTGACC ATATAAACCAGCTTCAGCAGATAATGCGTCTAACAGGAACGCCCCCAGCATCTCTAATAAGCAGGATGCCCAGCCATGAG GCCAGGAACTATATCAGCTCTTTGCCACACATGCCCAAGACgaactttgttgatgttttcattGGAGCCAATCCAGAAG CTGTGGACCTTCTGGAGAAAATGCTGGTTCTGGACACAGACAAGCGGATAACAGCAGCAGATGCTCTGGCTCACCCATACTTCGCTCAGTACCACGACCCGGACGATGAGCCCGAGGCAGAGCCGTACGACCAGAGTTTTGAGAGCCGTGAGCTGGAGATTGATGAATGGAAAA AATTAACCTACGAGGCGTTGTGTAGCTTTGAGCCACCAAAGTATGATGAAGATGACATGGAGTAA
- the mapk14a gene encoding mitogen-activated protein kinase 14A isoform X2, whose amino-acid sequence MSQKERPKFYREEVNKTIWEVPERYINLSPVGSGAYGSVCSAFDMRMSWKIAVKKLSRPFQSVIHAKRTYRELRLLKHMKHENVIGLLDVFSPATSLKEFTDVYFVTHLMGADLNNIVKCQKLTDDHVQFLIYQILRGLKYIHSADIIHRDLKPSNLAVNEDCELKILDFGLARHTDDEMTGYVATRWYRAPEIMLNWMHYNMTVDIWSVGCIMAELLTGKTLFPGTDHIDQLKLIMLLVGTPGPELLKKISSDSARNYISSLPHMPKTNFVDVFIGANPEAVDLLEKMLVLDTDKRITAADALAHPYFAQYHDPDDEPEAEPYDQSFESRELEIDEWKKLTYEALCSFEPPKYDEDDME is encoded by the exons ATGTCGCAGAAAGAGAGACCCAAGTTTTATCGAGAGGAGGTCAACAAGACGATATGGGAAGTCCCGGAGCGCTACATAAACCTCTCCCCGGTGGGCTCTGGCGCATACGGATCCGTGTG ttctGCATTTGATATGAGGATGAGTTGGAAGATCGCTGTGAAGAAGCTCTCACGACCCTTTCAGTCCGTCATCCATGCCAAAAGAACATACAGAGAGCTGCGGTTGTTGAAGCAcatgaaacatgaaaat GTTATTGGCCTCCTGGATGTCTTTAGTCCTGCTACTAGTCTAAAGGAATTCACTGATGT GTATTTTGTGACTCACTTAATGGGGGCAGATCTCAACAACATAGTGAAATGTCAGAAGCTCACAGACGACCATGTGCAGTTCCTCATTTACCAGATCCTCAGAGGGTTAAAG TATATCCACTCAGCAGACATCATTCACAGA GATTTGAAACCAAGTAATCTGGCGGTCAATGAAGACTGTGAGCTGAAG ATTTTGGACTTTGGTTTGGCGCGGCACACTGACGATGAGATGACCGGCTACGTGGCGACCCGCTGGTACCGCGCCCCAGAGATCATGTTGAACTGGATGCATTACAACATGACAG TGGATATTTGGTCAGTCGGCTGTATAATGGCAGAACTCCTCACTGGAAAAACTCTGTTTCCTGGGACTGACC ACATTGATCAGTTGAAGCTAATCATGCTGCTCGTCGGAACACCAGGGCCCGAGCTCTTGAAGAAAATATCTTCAGATTCT GCCAGGAACTATATCAGCTCTTTGCCACACATGCCCAAGACgaactttgttgatgttttcattGGAGCCAATCCAGAAG CTGTGGACCTTCTGGAGAAAATGCTGGTTCTGGACACAGACAAGCGGATAACAGCAGCAGATGCTCTGGCTCACCCATACTTCGCTCAGTACCACGACCCGGACGATGAGCCCGAGGCAGAGCCGTACGACCAGAGTTTTGAGAGCCGTGAGCTGGAGATTGATGAATGGAAAA AATTAACCTACGAGGCGTTGTGTAGCTTTGAGCCACCAAAGTATGATGAAGATGACATGGAGTAA
- the srpk1a gene encoding SRSF protein kinase 1a isoform X1 codes for MERKVLALQARKKRGKAKKTSKKQPPNTRARQLTQPEASPQEPEEPEEILGSDDEEQEDPNDYCKGGYHHVKVGDLYNGKYHVIRKLGWGHFSTVWLAWDIQVKRFVAMKVVKSAEHYTETAVDEIKLLRSVRNSDPNDPNREMVVQMVDDFKISGINGTHVCMVFEVLGHHLLKWIIKSNYQGLPLPCVKSIIRQVLQGLDYLHTKCQIIHTDIKPENILMSVDEPYVRKLAAEATEWQRAGAPPPSGSAISTAPAPKQVVKMSKNKKKKLKKKQKRQAELLEKCILDLEEMEKTTETREDEEEEDEDPQSPKGRACAPLRQVSYLELGDEETEESSVNADVMRVGPEGLLEVNCNGHVPAELRQSQWREEDQHNGNAEPKEKCASQEEQHQESPVHLICNGVDSADLKELNTDTEGRGAHSSGLNERRLPAEMDDRGLKQSILQEEGDDGPEDVDGKLTAGSLLVNPLEPLNSDKIKVKIADLGNACWVHKHFTEDIQTRQYRSLEVLIGAGYSTPADVWSTACMAFELATGDYLFEPHSGEDYSRDEDHLALMIELLGKIPRHYALSGKFSQEYFTKRGDLKHITKLKPWGLLEVLVDKYEWPREEAECFTDFLLPMLDLIPEKRATAAECLRHPWLTL; via the exons ATGGAGAGAAAAG TTCTAGCACTCCAGgcgaggaagaagagagggaaagcaAAGAAGACCAGCAAAAA ACAACCACCCAATACCAGAGCTCGACAGCTCACACAGCCCGAAGCCTCGCCACAGGAACCCGAGGAACCTGAGGAGATCCTCGGCTCTGATGATGAGGAACAGGAGGACCCTAATGACTACTGCAAAG GTGGCTACCACCATGTGAAAGTGGGAGACCTTTACAACGGAAAATACCATGTAATCCGGAAACTGGGATGGGGACACTTCTCCACCGTGTGGCTCGCGTGGGACATCCA GGTGAAGAGGTTTGTTGCAATGAAGGTGGTGAAGAGCGCCGAGCACTACACAGAGACAGCAGTGGATGAGATCAAACTCCTCAGATCT GTTAGAAACTCAGACCCTAATGATCCTAACCGGGAGATGGTGGTACAGATGGTAGACGACTTCAAAATCTCCGGTATCAACGGAACGC ATGTCTGCATGGTGTTTGAGGTGTTGGGGCATCACTTATTAAAGTGGATAATAAAGTCCAATTACCAGGGCCTGCCCCTGCCGTGTGTGAAGAGCATCATAAGACAG GTGCTTCAAGGCCTGGACTACCTGCACACAAAGTGTCAGATAATCCACACAGACATCAAACCGGAGAACATCCTGATGAGCGTCGATGAGCCTTATGTCAGAAAGCTCGCAGCTGAAGCCACAGAGTGGCAGAGGGCTGGGGCACCTCCTCCCTCCGGCTCAGCAA TAAGCACAGCGCCTGCTCCAAAACAG gtagtgaaaatgtccaagaacaagaagaagaagttaaagaagaagcagaagcgTCAGGCAGAGCTGCTGGAAAAGTGCATCCTGGACCTGGAGGAAATGGAAAAGACCACAGAGACACGAGAGgacgaagaagaggaagatgaggaccCACAGTCTCCAAAGGGACGGGCCTGTGCTCCTCTTAGACAGGTGTCCTATCTAGAGCTAGGAGATGAGGAAACGGAGG AGAGCAGTGTGAATGCAGATGTCATGAGGGTGGGACCAGAGGGGCTGTTGGAGGTGAACTGTAATGGCCATGTGCCAGCGGAACTGAGGCAGTCTCAGTGGAGGGAAGAAGACCAACACAATGGCAATGCAGAGCCCAAAGAAAAATGTGCCAGCCAGGAGGAGCAACACCAGGAGTCTCCTGTTCACTTAATCTGCAACGGTGTGGACTCTGCAGATCTCAAGGAGCTGAACACTGACACTGAAGGCAGGGGAGCTCACAGCAGTGGATTAAATGAGAGACGCCTCCCTGCTGAGATGGATGACAGAGGGCTTAAGCAAAGCATTTTGCAAGAGGAGGGTGATGACGGGCCCGAAGATGTGGATG GCAAGCTAACTGCAGGATCCCTGCTAGTTAACCCCCTTGAGCCTCTCAATTCAGACAAGATCAAGGTCAAGATTGCAGACTTGGGAAACGCCTGCTGGGTG cacaAGCACTTTACAGAAGACATCCAGACGCGGCAGTACCGGTCCTTAGAGGTGCTCATTGGTGCTGGATACAGCACACCGGCCGATGTATGGAGCACAGCCTGTATG GCCTTTGAGCTCGCCACAGGGGACTACTTGTTCGAACCACATTCTGGAGAAGATTATTCCAGGGATGAAG ACCATCTTGCTCTCATGATTGAGTTGCTCGGTAAAATCCCTCGTCACTATGCTCTGAGTGGGAAATTCTCACAGGAATACTTCACCAAGAGAG